A region of Maridesulfovibrio sp. DNA encodes the following proteins:
- a CDS encoding branched-chain amino acid ABC transporter permease: MDILIQNLLNALQWGSFYALIALGYTLVYGVLLLINFAHGDIFMVGAYIAFFVATALLGFLDFAPWMVLALTVPLTMILTAGVGVTLERIAYRPLRRKGAHRLYVVITALMCGLILENGNLALLGASRKKFPELLDKVVYTFGNVSVTNLKIIVIFAAIAVFLLLQFIVTKTKIGMAMRGISYDKFAIPLMGIPIDNVIVFTFILGSGMAGLAGMLFAMSYPILEPYMGALIGWKAFIAAVVGGIGDIRGAFIGGFLLGFIEVGVVALFPSTFRDLFAFSILLVILWIKPTGIFGVAKTTKI; this comes from the coding sequence GTGGATATCCTCATCCAGAATTTGCTCAACGCCCTGCAATGGGGCAGCTTTTATGCACTTATTGCACTTGGTTACACCCTTGTTTACGGTGTGCTGCTCCTGATCAACTTCGCTCATGGCGATATTTTCATGGTCGGAGCCTATATTGCATTTTTCGTAGCTACCGCCCTTCTCGGCTTTTTGGACTTTGCCCCCTGGATGGTGCTGGCATTGACAGTACCGCTGACCATGATCCTCACTGCCGGGGTAGGGGTAACTCTCGAACGAATTGCCTACCGCCCTCTGCGCAGAAAAGGCGCGCATAGGCTTTACGTGGTTATCACAGCCCTGATGTGCGGCCTGATTTTGGAAAACGGCAACCTCGCCCTGCTGGGTGCAAGTCGTAAAAAATTTCCTGAACTGCTCGACAAGGTGGTTTATACTTTTGGCAATGTCTCCGTTACCAACCTCAAAATAATTGTTATTTTTGCGGCCATTGCGGTTTTCCTGCTTCTGCAGTTCATTGTTACCAAGACCAAAATCGGCATGGCCATGCGCGGAATTTCCTACGACAAATTCGCTATCCCGCTCATGGGTATCCCCATCGACAACGTTATTGTTTTCACCTTTATACTGGGTTCCGGCATGGCCGGGCTGGCAGGGATGCTCTTTGCCATGTCCTACCCCATCCTTGAGCCTTACATGGGAGCTCTCATCGGCTGGAAAGCATTCATTGCGGCTGTTGTGGGCGGAATCGGAGATATCCGAGGGGCATTCATCGGCGGTTTCCTGCTCGGATTTATCGAGGTCGGAGTTGTTGCCTTATTCCCCTCCACTTTCAGGGACCTGTTCGCCTTTTCCATCCTGCTGGTCATCCTGTGGATAAAGCCGACCGGAATATTCGGCGTTGCCAAGACAACCAAGATTTAA
- a CDS encoding zinc-ribbon domain-containing protein translates to MITCNKCGQKNNDTAKACSKCGYKLQSGHKRLENIAAAQERKNMFHLKLEKERRFAKHGEAWVYALFLLGAVIFFTYNQIYWPLYALTPVIALLAWFRKI, encoded by the coding sequence ATGATCACTTGCAACAAATGCGGTCAAAAAAACAATGACACGGCAAAAGCCTGCTCCAAATGTGGATACAAACTGCAATCAGGGCATAAAAGGCTGGAAAACATTGCTGCTGCTCAGGAACGCAAAAACATGTTCCATCTGAAACTGGAAAAAGAGCGTCGCTTCGCCAAACATGGTGAAGCATGGGTTTACGCCCTTTTCCTGCTGGGAGCTGTTATTTTTTTTACCTACAATCAGATATACTGGCCCCTCTACGCACTAACTCCGGTTATTGCTCTTCTGGCTTGGTTTCGGAAGATTTAG
- a CDS encoding ABC transporter ATP-binding protein, with protein MSLLNIDGLTQRFGGLQAVSDFNIELEEGSLTGLIGPNGAGKTTIFNLISGFYQPTEGTITLNGHPTRGLKPHQVTALGVARTFQNIRLWHDMTVMDNIRIAQHYRMGYGFFDAVMRSKNYYLREKEIDRISTELLEFMDLRQYAEELPTNLPYGLQRRVEIARAMSIQPKLLLLDEPAAGLNSSDVEGLIKLIKWIHDEFDITILMIEHQMKVVMTLCKWIKCIDFGATIAEGTPEDIQSSETVIKAYLGDDSI; from the coding sequence ATGTCACTCTTAAATATAGACGGACTCACGCAAAGATTCGGTGGTCTGCAGGCCGTATCCGATTTCAATATCGAGCTTGAAGAAGGATCCCTCACCGGGCTTATCGGCCCTAACGGTGCAGGAAAAACCACCATCTTCAACCTCATATCCGGATTTTACCAGCCCACAGAGGGCACCATCACCTTAAACGGACACCCCACACGGGGCCTCAAACCGCATCAGGTTACCGCACTGGGCGTAGCCCGCACATTCCAGAACATCCGGCTCTGGCATGATATGACCGTGATGGACAACATCCGCATTGCCCAGCATTACCGCATGGGATACGGATTTTTCGATGCTGTCATGCGCTCGAAAAACTACTATCTCAGGGAAAAGGAAATCGACCGTATCTCCACAGAACTGCTCGAGTTCATGGACCTGAGACAATACGCAGAAGAACTGCCCACCAACCTGCCCTACGGCCTGCAGCGGCGCGTTGAAATTGCACGGGCCATGTCCATTCAGCCCAAACTGCTGCTCCTCGACGAACCTGCGGCAGGCCTCAACTCCTCGGATGTTGAAGGGCTCATCAAGCTTATCAAATGGATTCATGATGAATTCGACATCACCATCCTCATGATCGAGCACCAGATGAAAGTGGTCATGACCCTCTGCAAGTGGATTAAATGCATTGATTTCGGCGCCACAATTGCCGAAGGAACACCTGAAGATATTCAGTCCAGCGAGACTGTTATCAAAGCTTATCTGGGAGATGATTCAATCTGA
- a CDS encoding pyridoxamine 5'-phosphate oxidase family protein has translation MFREIQNTKKILPQGSVEEILQSGEEGVLATVGEDGYPYATPLNYVYHNGAVYFHCALSGHKLDNISFNPRVSFCVYVDTELMPSKFSTKFRSVIAFGKAEEVSGDEKKEALLALVHRLSPDHIPAGEKYIDNDMDKTRVIKINIEHATAKGRVK, from the coding sequence ATGTTCAGAGAAATTCAGAATACCAAAAAGATATTGCCTCAGGGCTCTGTGGAAGAGATTCTCCAGTCCGGTGAAGAAGGGGTGCTGGCAACTGTCGGTGAGGACGGCTATCCATACGCCACTCCGCTTAATTATGTTTACCACAATGGTGCGGTTTATTTTCATTGTGCATTGAGCGGACACAAGCTGGATAATATTTCGTTTAACCCCAGGGTTTCGTTCTGTGTGTACGTTGATACTGAACTCATGCCTTCAAAATTCAGTACCAAGTTCAGGTCGGTCATTGCTTTCGGCAAAGCCGAGGAGGTCTCCGGGGATGAGAAAAAAGAAGCTTTGCTGGCTTTAGTGCACAGGCTTTCCCCGGATCACATTCCCGCAGGCGAGAAGTATATTGATAATGATATGGATAAGACGCGGGTGATCAAAATAAACATCGAACACGCCACGGCCAAAGGGCGTGTGAAATAA
- a CDS encoding trimeric intracellular cation channel family protein, with amino-acid sequence MSVLNGEMVQSAIHGFMFFGDIVFAVSGALAAGRRRMDIVGYVLIGTITGLGGGSLRDVLLDRPVWWTREPVELYLCIMATVFTYFCRLEIKDRYKATSWFDALGLSAFAVTGSTVALQAGVPWTIAVFMGVMTAVGGGVIRDVLTGNRPMILCGELYAVAALAGAFVNVGMMKLHVQPEVAMAAGFCSTLTLRGVAVVYDIRLGPPGEFVRVGGRSR; translated from the coding sequence ATGAGTGTTTTAAACGGAGAAATGGTTCAGTCCGCTATCCACGGATTCATGTTTTTCGGGGATATTGTTTTTGCGGTCAGTGGAGCTCTGGCTGCGGGCAGGCGTAGGATGGATATTGTCGGTTATGTGCTTATTGGTACCATTACCGGACTTGGTGGAGGTTCTTTGCGTGATGTGCTGCTGGACCGGCCCGTCTGGTGGACCCGAGAGCCCGTAGAGCTTTATTTATGTATCATGGCTACAGTTTTTACCTATTTTTGCCGTCTGGAAATTAAAGACCGTTACAAGGCCACATCATGGTTTGATGCTCTCGGTCTGAGCGCCTTTGCCGTTACCGGCAGTACCGTGGCTTTGCAGGCCGGTGTGCCTTGGACCATTGCCGTATTCATGGGGGTAATGACTGCGGTCGGCGGCGGGGTTATCCGTGATGTGTTGACCGGGAACCGGCCAATGATTCTTTGCGGCGAACTGTATGCAGTGGCCGCACTAGCCGGTGCATTTGTAAACGTGGGTATGATGAAGCTGCATGTGCAGCCGGAAGTTGCAATGGCTGCAGGGTTCTGCAGTACTTTGACTCTGCGTGGGGTCGCGGTAGTTTATGACATCCGTCTGGGACCTCCCGGAGAGTTTGTGCGTGTGGGAGGTCGTAGCCGTTAA
- a CDS encoding ribonucleoside triphosphate reductase, translated as MPSQIMKRDGRLETWSTDRIAQAIFKALSASGIKDPLMAKRMARKVENKLEGVDIPEQEHVQNMVEEVLMDSRLHSVAKKFILYRDSRRRLRNHKDAYLDIKETIDEYLEKSDWRVAENANMTHSFQGLMLHLSGTVQARYALEKYPEEIRQAHEHGYFHIHDLSYGLAGYCAGWSLRDLLLEGFNLEGRSCAGPARHFDAVLGQMVNFLGTLQNEWAGAQAFNNVDTYLAPFIRHDGLSYEEVRQAMQKFVFNLNTTSRWGGQSPFTNLSFDLVPPKHIAREAVIIGGELQDTTYGEYAEEMEMINRSFLEVMVNGDQHNRIFSFPIPTYNVTEDFPWDSQIGRTLLDLTAKYGVPYFQNFINSDLNPEDVRSMCCRLQMDLRELRNKVGGLFGAGDLTGSIGVVTLNLPKLAYLAQGEEDFLDLIEEYAIQAKNSLEFKRKLIQTNLDNGMFPWSRRYLKNGYKGHFSTIGLLGGHEACLNLLGKGIDTPSGVRLMTRVLNHLRDLTAQFQEETGSLYNLEATPAEGTSYRLAKIDKALYADIRTSGNGTPYYTNSTTLPVGVSDDVVLALSHQNKLQPLYTGGSVFHTFLGESTADIDALKSFIIKAFRNTKIPYLSITPTFSICKEHGYIRGEHHTCPDCGAESEVYTRIVGYYRPVKQWNAGKKAEYKDRQVYNTFCC; from the coding sequence ATGCCCTCGCAGATAATGAAGAGAGACGGTCGGCTGGAAACATGGTCGACTGACCGTATTGCACAGGCGATTTTCAAAGCACTCAGCGCCAGCGGAATCAAAGACCCTCTAATGGCCAAGCGTATGGCCAGAAAAGTGGAGAATAAGCTTGAAGGAGTCGATATTCCTGAACAGGAACATGTTCAGAATATGGTCGAAGAAGTGCTTATGGATTCCCGCCTGCACTCGGTTGCCAAAAAATTCATTCTCTACCGCGACAGCCGCCGCAGACTGAGGAACCATAAAGACGCCTATCTTGACATCAAAGAAACCATTGACGAGTATCTGGAAAAGAGTGACTGGCGTGTAGCAGAAAACGCTAACATGACCCACTCTTTTCAAGGACTCATGCTTCATCTCTCCGGCACTGTTCAGGCCCGCTACGCCCTTGAAAAATACCCTGAAGAAATCAGGCAGGCCCACGAGCACGGATATTTCCACATCCATGATCTTTCCTACGGACTGGCCGGCTACTGCGCCGGATGGTCCCTGCGCGACCTGCTGCTCGAAGGCTTTAACCTTGAAGGACGTTCCTGCGCCGGTCCGGCAAGACATTTTGACGCAGTTCTCGGCCAGATGGTTAACTTTCTCGGCACCCTGCAGAATGAATGGGCAGGTGCACAGGCATTCAACAATGTTGACACCTACCTCGCCCCATTCATCCGTCACGACGGCCTAAGCTATGAAGAAGTACGTCAGGCCATGCAGAAATTCGTATTCAACCTGAACACAACCTCCAGATGGGGAGGCCAAAGCCCGTTCACAAACCTTTCATTCGACCTTGTTCCGCCAAAACACATTGCCAGAGAAGCAGTCATAATCGGCGGTGAGCTTCAGGACACAACCTACGGCGAATACGCTGAGGAAATGGAGATGATCAACCGCTCCTTCCTTGAAGTCATGGTCAATGGGGACCAGCATAACCGTATATTCTCCTTCCCCATTCCCACTTATAACGTAACCGAGGACTTTCCGTGGGACTCCCAGATAGGCCGAACCCTACTCGACTTAACAGCCAAATACGGCGTTCCCTACTTCCAGAATTTTATCAACTCCGACTTGAACCCTGAAGACGTGCGTTCCATGTGCTGCCGTCTTCAAATGGACCTGCGCGAGCTGCGCAACAAGGTCGGCGGACTGTTCGGAGCTGGTGACCTGACCGGATCCATCGGTGTAGTCACCCTCAACCTGCCCAAACTTGCTTATCTGGCACAGGGTGAAGAGGATTTTCTTGATCTCATCGAAGAATACGCCATTCAGGCCAAAAATTCCCTTGAGTTCAAACGCAAGCTGATCCAGACAAACCTTGATAACGGTATGTTTCCATGGTCCCGCCGTTACCTTAAAAACGGTTACAAAGGACATTTCTCCACAATCGGATTGCTGGGCGGCCACGAGGCCTGCCTGAATCTGCTGGGTAAAGGCATAGATACACCTTCCGGAGTGCGGCTCATGACCAGAGTGCTCAATCACCTGCGTGACCTGACAGCGCAATTTCAGGAAGAGACAGGCAGCCTTTACAATCTGGAAGCCACTCCTGCTGAAGGCACCAGCTACCGTCTGGCTAAAATTGATAAAGCCCTTTATGCAGATATCCGGACTTCCGGTAACGGTACCCCCTACTACACCAACTCCACCACCCTGCCGGTAGGCGTTTCCGACGATGTGGTCCTTGCTCTCTCGCATCAGAACAAGCTGCAGCCCCTGTATACCGGAGGCTCTGTATTCCACACCTTCCTAGGAGAATCCACAGCTGACATCGATGCTCTGAAAAGCTTCATAATTAAAGCCTTTCGCAATACCAAAATACCTTATCTCTCCATTACCCCGACCTTCTCCATATGCAAAGAACACGGCTACATACGTGGCGAGCATCATACTTGCCCGGACTGCGGAGCAGAATCCGAAGTCTACACCCGTATCGTGGGGTACTACCGCCCGGTCAAACAGTGGAACGCAGGTAAGAAAGCTGAATACAAAGACAGGCAGGTCTACAACACTTTCTGCTGCTAA
- the purU gene encoding formyltetrahydrofolate deformylase, producing the protein MTSSRESTAYLTVSCKDRPGIVSAVSGFLFSKNANIIHSDQHSSDPVGGRFFLRMKFHMNGIETGLDEFREEFATQVADKFDMEWHVNPAWIKKKTAILVSKFDHALMDLLWRAKRDELHTEITMVISNHDDLRKAVESFDVTFHHVPVEKGKKEESENKILELLEGNADLVILARYMQILTPKLIDAYPNRIINIHHSFLPAFVGADPYRRAGERGVKLIGATAHYVTEELDQGPIIEQDVIRVSHRHDYEELKILGRDIERQVLSRAVKWHLTERVLVDGNKTVVFI; encoded by the coding sequence ATGACATCATCAAGAGAATCTACAGCATATTTGACTGTATCATGTAAGGACAGACCCGGAATAGTTTCCGCTGTTTCCGGCTTTCTGTTTTCTAAAAATGCCAACATCATCCATTCCGACCAGCACTCAAGCGATCCCGTTGGCGGTCGTTTTTTCCTCAGAATGAAATTTCATATGAACGGAATTGAAACAGGGCTCGACGAATTCAGGGAAGAATTTGCAACGCAAGTAGCTGATAAATTTGATATGGAGTGGCATGTCAATCCGGCATGGATCAAAAAGAAAACCGCCATCCTCGTTTCAAAATTCGACCACGCACTCATGGACCTGCTCTGGCGTGCCAAGCGGGACGAGCTGCACACAGAAATAACCATGGTCATCAGCAACCATGATGATTTGCGTAAGGCGGTTGAATCATTCGATGTAACTTTTCACCACGTCCCGGTGGAAAAAGGGAAAAAAGAGGAATCAGAAAACAAAATCCTTGAACTGCTGGAAGGCAATGCCGATCTGGTCATCCTCGCCCGCTACATGCAGATCCTGACCCCCAAACTGATTGATGCCTACCCTAATCGTATCATCAACATCCACCACTCCTTCCTGCCCGCATTTGTGGGAGCCGATCCATACCGCAGAGCCGGAGAACGCGGCGTCAAACTCATAGGAGCAACCGCCCACTACGTCACTGAAGAACTGGACCAGGGACCAATCATTGAGCAGGATGTCATCCGCGTATCACACCGTCACGATTATGAAGAACTCAAGATTCTTGGCCGCGACATTGAACGTCAGGTACTGAGCAGGGCCGTAAAATGGCATCTCACTGAAAGAGTGCTTGTGGACGGCAATAAGACAGTTGTTTTCATTTAA
- a CDS encoding response regulator gives MRILVVDDEQMVRENLVDYLEDEGLDVISVGSAEEALTLMKTEKADIAIVDMRLPVMHGNDLIIHLKELHPDMDFIIHTGSVDYAVPPDVRAYGISSDNVLLKPVADMDMFIQKIRSLFGTKYNI, from the coding sequence ATGCGAATTCTGGTTGTAGATGATGAGCAGATGGTCAGAGAAAACCTCGTTGACTACCTTGAAGACGAAGGTCTGGATGTTATTTCAGTAGGAAGTGCGGAAGAAGCTCTGACCCTGATGAAAACCGAAAAAGCCGACATCGCTATTGTAGATATGAGGCTTCCGGTAATGCACGGCAACGACCTCATCATCCACCTTAAAGAACTGCACCCGGACATGGACTTTATCATCCATACCGGATCAGTCGATTACGCTGTTCCTCCGGATGTCCGGGCCTATGGAATTTCGTCTGACAATGTTTTGCTAAAGCCGGTTGCGGATATGGATATGTTCATCCAGAAGATAAGGTCTCTGTTCGGAACGAAATACAATATTTAG
- a CDS encoding branched-chain amino acid ABC transporter permease produces the protein MQKYSFNIGIWAMAAIVVALSQFGALDLYIQSVIMFIGINIILSASLNVVNGYMGEFSCGHAGFMCIGAYVSSILSVMFFAQDKIFGAPILPPELAPLGFPIIVIISGLISAVAGLIVAIPSFKTRGDYLAIITIAANYMVISAIENMDAVGGPRGFMGMKRVVNAMEDVIDIPWMMIWVVIGTFASIWMIRRFVSSTYGKGIMSICQDEVAAEIMSVNTNKMKMAAFMLSSGLAGVAGALFAHVLGYVNPQSFNIMKSTECLVMVYLGGMGSLGGSVLSAIFFTVMLELLRFIIPALDTGMHFLHLLPDTYHLSQVWKWVLIPLTLILLMQFRPEGIMGNKELPDLFPRLKKFYKFK, from the coding sequence ATGCAGAAGTACTCTTTCAATATCGGAATATGGGCTATGGCCGCCATTGTTGTGGCCCTCTCCCAGTTCGGCGCGCTGGATCTCTACATCCAATCGGTAATCATGTTCATAGGCATCAACATAATCCTTTCTGCCAGCCTGAACGTGGTCAACGGTTATATGGGTGAATTTTCCTGCGGACATGCCGGATTCATGTGTATCGGGGCTTATGTATCATCTATCCTGAGTGTAATGTTTTTCGCTCAGGACAAGATTTTCGGCGCCCCCATCCTGCCACCTGAATTGGCTCCGCTGGGTTTTCCCATCATTGTAATAATATCCGGACTGATCTCAGCTGTTGCCGGACTGATCGTTGCTATCCCCTCCTTTAAAACAAGGGGCGACTATCTGGCTATCATCACCATTGCAGCCAACTACATGGTTATTTCAGCCATTGAAAATATGGATGCAGTAGGCGGTCCGCGCGGCTTCATGGGCATGAAACGCGTGGTGAACGCCATGGAAGACGTGATCGACATCCCGTGGATGATGATTTGGGTAGTCATCGGAACCTTTGCCAGCATCTGGATGATCCGCCGCTTCGTATCCTCCACCTATGGCAAAGGCATCATGTCCATCTGTCAGGATGAAGTTGCAGCCGAAATCATGAGCGTGAACACCAACAAAATGAAAATGGCCGCTTTCATGCTTTCATCCGGACTTGCCGGGGTAGCGGGCGCGCTGTTCGCCCATGTACTGGGCTACGTCAACCCGCAATCCTTCAACATCATGAAGTCCACCGAATGTCTGGTCATGGTTTACCTTGGAGGTATGGGATCACTGGGCGGTTCAGTCCTTTCAGCCATATTCTTCACCGTAATGCTGGAACTGCTGCGCTTCATCATCCCGGCACTTGATACCGGCATGCATTTCCTGCACCTGCTCCCGGACACCTATCATCTCAGTCAGGTCTGGAAATGGGTACTCATCCCGCTGACCCTGATCCTGCTCATGCAGTTCAGGCCCGAAGGAATCATGGGCAACAAGGAACTGCCCGACCTGTTCCCGCGGCTTAAGAAATTCTACAAGTTCAAGTAG
- a CDS encoding ABC transporter ATP-binding protein — MTTLLEIKDLRVKYGNIEALHGISFNVNEGEIVTLIGANGAGKTTTLLSISRLPPPEAPKVISGDICWKNESILDMPPHKVISDLHLALVPEGRHIFGNLTVEENLKLATYARKDSIKNVHSDYDRVFDLFPRLAERRKQRSESLSGGEQQMLAVGRAIMSKCNFIMLDEPSMGLAPLLMYDMFRTLKALNEQGLSILLIEQNANLALKFAHRGYVLDTGEIVAQGSSAQLMDDPEVKKAYLGG, encoded by the coding sequence ATGACTACTCTACTTGAAATCAAAGATCTCCGCGTAAAATACGGTAACATCGAGGCACTGCACGGAATCTCGTTCAACGTTAACGAAGGCGAGATTGTCACCCTTATCGGAGCCAACGGTGCCGGTAAGACAACCACCCTGCTTTCCATCAGCCGCCTTCCGCCGCCGGAAGCACCGAAGGTTATCTCGGGGGACATCTGCTGGAAAAATGAGTCCATACTCGATATGCCTCCGCACAAGGTAATTTCAGACCTGCATCTGGCGCTTGTTCCCGAGGGCAGACACATTTTCGGCAACCTTACCGTTGAAGAAAACCTCAAACTGGCAACCTATGCCCGCAAAGACTCAATCAAAAATGTCCACAGCGACTATGATCGTGTATTCGACCTGTTCCCGCGCCTTGCCGAACGCCGCAAGCAGCGCAGTGAATCCCTCTCCGGTGGAGAACAGCAGATGCTGGCCGTGGGACGTGCCATCATGTCCAAATGTAATTTCATCATGCTTGATGAACCGTCCATGGGGCTGGCACCACTGCTGATGTACGATATGTTCCGCACCCTCAAGGCTCTTAACGAACAGGGGTTGTCCATCCTGCTTATCGAGCAGAACGCAAACCTCGCGCTCAAGTTCGCCCATCGCGGCTACGTGCTCGATACCGGAGAAATAGTGGCTCAAGGCTCCTCCGCCCAGCTAATGGACGATCCTGAAGTGAAAAAGGCTTACTTGGGCGGATAA
- a CDS encoding ABC transporter substrate-binding protein → MKKVILRSLLALVVLGLALIVVSGCSKKEEKIKIGFNIPLTGDIPKVGEASKNAAEMLLADINGQGGLEVGGKKIPLEFFYEDNESKAESAVNAALKLIEQDGVVAIVGPNSSKQAVPAGGTCNDNRTPMVSPWSTNPDTTKNRPWVFRAAFLDPFQGPVAVNFATKQFKAKTAAVLFDISNDYSKGLAEIFKDVFENKNGAEAVVAFESHGTKDQDFSAQLTKIINSNPDFIFVPDNYNQVALIVKQARDLGYKGPFMGSDAWGSAELMKLCGDDCKGQFFSTHYAAAGAKGATKEFIDRYEAKYGETPDDVAALTWDATRLVLQAIQDAGSYNSDLKAERKSIRDSLSNIKEFAGITGSMKFDSQGDPIKCAVVVRIDENGNFVFAESVCP, encoded by the coding sequence ATGAAAAAGGTAATTCTCAGGTCTCTTCTGGCCCTCGTAGTACTCGGGCTGGCCCTGATTGTTGTCAGCGGCTGCTCTAAAAAAGAAGAAAAAATCAAAATCGGTTTCAACATCCCGCTCACCGGTGATATTCCCAAAGTTGGCGAAGCTTCCAAAAACGCAGCGGAAATGCTTCTCGCAGATATCAACGGACAGGGCGGCCTTGAAGTTGGCGGCAAGAAGATTCCCCTGGAATTCTTTTATGAAGATAACGAGTCCAAAGCTGAGTCAGCTGTTAACGCAGCACTCAAACTTATTGAGCAGGACGGCGTAGTAGCTATTGTCGGCCCCAACTCTTCCAAACAGGCTGTTCCTGCAGGCGGAACCTGCAACGACAACCGCACCCCCATGGTTTCCCCCTGGTCCACCAACCCGGACACCACCAAAAACCGTCCTTGGGTTTTCCGCGCAGCTTTCCTCGATCCTTTTCAGGGCCCTGTTGCTGTGAACTTCGCCACCAAGCAGTTCAAAGCCAAGACCGCTGCTGTTCTTTTTGATATTTCCAACGACTACTCCAAAGGCCTTGCTGAAATCTTCAAAGACGTATTTGAAAATAAAAACGGCGCAGAAGCAGTAGTTGCCTTTGAATCACACGGCACCAAGGATCAGGACTTTTCCGCACAGCTGACCAAAATCATCAACTCCAACCCGGACTTCATCTTTGTTCCCGATAACTACAATCAGGTAGCACTGATTGTTAAACAGGCCCGTGATCTCGGCTACAAAGGCCCCTTCATGGGTTCTGATGCATGGGGTTCTGCTGAGCTGATGAAGCTTTGCGGTGATGACTGCAAAGGCCAGTTCTTCTCCACCCACTACGCAGCAGCAGGTGCCAAGGGTGCAACCAAGGAATTCATCGACCGCTACGAAGCAAAATACGGTGAAACCCCTGACGATGTTGCTGCTCTCACATGGGACGCAACCCGCCTCGTACTGCAGGCTATTCAGGATGCCGGTTCCTACAATTCAGACCTGAAAGCTGAACGTAAGTCCATCCGCGATTCCCTGAGCAACATCAAGGAATTCGCAGGTATTACCGGTTCCATGAAATTCGACAGCCAGGGTGACCCCATCAAATGCGCTGTTGTTGTTCGTATCGACGAAAACGGTAACTTCGTATTTGCTGAATCCGTCTGCCCCTAG
- a CDS encoding anaerobic ribonucleoside-triphosphate reductase activating protein gives MNELSSGWNHLRGIEPLSLCDWPGRTSCVFFLGGCNLNCPTCHNFDMAWNMERLPLLSKEDMRSFLRNRAKWLDGVTITGGEPTTVPNLGEILYEIKKISKLPIKLDSNGMLPEILEDILQQGLADMFAIDVKGPYEKYPALSGQAVTAEAAQKNLDRIFKLAEANPKAFYFRLTKVPILTDEDVETAKGYLPDGFDLTIQNYIPPRRDHALADNEERRSAGNMVD, from the coding sequence ATGAACGAACTCTCTTCTGGATGGAATCATCTTCGCGGTATTGAGCCGCTCAGTCTGTGCGACTGGCCCGGCCGTACCAGCTGCGTATTTTTTCTCGGCGGTTGTAACCTTAACTGTCCTACCTGTCATAATTTCGACATGGCGTGGAACATGGAGCGACTGCCCCTTCTATCCAAAGAAGATATGAGATCTTTCCTAAGGAACCGCGCAAAATGGCTTGACGGGGTCACAATTACTGGTGGCGAGCCTACAACGGTACCTAATCTGGGAGAAATACTCTATGAAATCAAGAAGATATCCAAGCTTCCCATCAAACTGGACAGCAACGGGATGCTTCCTGAAATTCTGGAAGATATTCTCCAACAGGGACTGGCGGACATGTTCGCCATTGACGTTAAAGGACCGTATGAGAAGTATCCTGCCCTGAGCGGGCAGGCCGTTACCGCTGAAGCTGCACAGAAAAACCTTGATAGAATTTTCAAGCTTGCTGAAGCCAACCCCAAAGCCTTTTATTTTCGTCTGACCAAGGTACCTATCCTTACAGATGAAGATGTCGAAACCGCCAAAGGATACCTTCCGGATGGCTTTGACCTGACCATCCAGAACTACATTCCTCCAAGGAGAGATCATGCCCTCGCAGATAATGAAGAGAGACGGTCGGCTGGAAACATGGTCGACTGA